The Pontibacter sp. SGAir0037 DNA segment GGCAGAAATTGCTTATAATTTCCTCTCAAACGGATTCTCCGGCTTTACCAGCAGTACCTTTTCGCGCTCCACAATAACAGCACCCGGAGCGGCTCCTTTCGGCTTTCTAACCCATTTTTTAGGTGTATAGATAACAGGGCAGAGGGAATCGTTCTTTCGTTTAGAGTAGTATGCTGCCAGTTGTGCGGCTTTTTCCAGTACAGTAGCGGGCACGGTTTTGCCAGCCTGGTGCTTGATGATAACATGCGAACCTGACACATCTTTGGCATGTAGCCAGATATCCTCTTTAAAAGTATGGCGTTGCGTTAGCTCATCATTGTTTTTGGCGCTCTTGCCTACCAGTATTTTAAAACCTTCGGTTTCGAACAGGCGAAAAGGTATTTCCTGCTGTGTTTGCTGCTTGCTTTTTAGCAGATGCGGGTATTCCTTTAAAAATACTTTTAGTTGCTTGTAATTCCGAACGTCTGCCAAAGCCTGCAAGGCATCTTCCAGAATCAGAACCTCTTCCAGTTTACGCTCCAGTTTCTCTTCCAGCTGCCTTACTTCAACATGCTGGCCCTTGGCTTTCCGGTAAAGCCGTTCCGCAAATTTCTGAGGAGTTTCGGTTACGCGTAATTTGTAGGTTTTTACCTGGTCAGTATAAAAGTCGTATAGTTCTACTTCGTCAGCTTTGGGAGGGATATTTGTAAGGTTGGCCATAATCACATCGGCTGTTTGCCCATACGATTTGTCGTGGCGGAGTTCTTTAAGCTTTGCCTCCACTTGCTGAAGCACCTGCTGTGTGCCGCTTAACCTTCTGGTGAGTTGTTGGCTCGCCTGCTCATACTGTTGCTCAAAACCGGTTTCGGAAAGATACGTGCGCGTAAAAGCATTTGCTGCTTCTATCGGATCAGGATAAGTATGCTCTACCTGCCCTACTTCCAGCAGCGATAAGCGGATTTTGCCGTTTATCCTGCTTAGGTAGTAGCTCTCAGGGTTTTCTAGTTGTTCCAGCAGAGCCTGTACCAGTTCCCATTTTTCTTCTAAAGGCTGTGCCGCATACTGCTGTTGCTCCAGGTAAAGAGCAGGCAGTTCGCCAAAAGTGGGGTAAACCTTTTTTAAATTTCCATCTGCAGCTTTAAAGGCTTCAAAGTTCTGCTGAAGGAGCCTGTCCATCTGAAATGGGTTTAAGTCAGCGTCTGCTTCAAATTTCTTATGAAACAGTTCTACAGCTTCTTCTTCCTGGAAAAGAACGATGTTGGAGCGATTTCCAAAAAGTTTAAAAAGAAGCTGCATGCCGTTGCTTAACTGTAAGTAAAAGCTTCGCTCATTCAGATGCTGTACAAGATCTGTTACAGTAGTACCCAGGGCGCCTCGGAACAGCTCGATGGTGTTGGCACGGGCTCTGTTAAACTGGGCCGGAAAAGAAAGAGAAGAAAAGTGGGAGGTAAGCAGTGCCCGGATGTAAAACTCCTGTGCCGTATCCGTCAGTCCAATAATAAGCTCATCTTTATTTTGGCTGAAACAGGTAAAGATCTGCAGCCCGATGAGTTTGGGCCGTAATGCTTTGGTGAGTTGTTGTAAAAAGTAATAATTCTGATGCACGTACTAAACTTCTATCTGTAAACCATCATAAGCTA contains these protein-coding regions:
- a CDS encoding NFACT RNA binding domain-containing protein, whose translation is MHQNYYFLQQLTKALRPKLIGLQIFTCFSQNKDELIIGLTDTAQEFYIRALLTSHFSSLSFPAQFNRARANTIELFRGALGTTVTDLVQHLNERSFYLQLSNGMQLLFKLFGNRSNIVLFQEEEAVELFHKKFEADADLNPFQMDRLLQQNFEAFKAADGNLKKVYPTFGELPALYLEQQQYAAQPLEEKWELVQALLEQLENPESYYLSRINGKIRLSLLEVGQVEHTYPDPIEAANAFTRTYLSETGFEQQYEQASQQLTRRLSGTQQVLQQVEAKLKELRHDKSYGQTADVIMANLTNIPPKADEVELYDFYTDQVKTYKLRVTETPQKFAERLYRKAKGQHVEVRQLEEKLERKLEEVLILEDALQALADVRNYKQLKVFLKEYPHLLKSKQQTQQEIPFRLFETEGFKILVGKSAKNNDELTQRHTFKEDIWLHAKDVSGSHVIIKHQAGKTVPATVLEKAAQLAAYYSKRKNDSLCPVIYTPKKWVRKPKGAAPGAVIVEREKVLLVKPENPFERKL